One genomic region from Indicator indicator isolate 239-I01 chromosome 7, UM_Iind_1.1, whole genome shotgun sequence encodes:
- the UBE2D1 gene encoding ubiquitin-conjugating enzyme E2 D1 has protein sequence MALKRIQKELSDLQRDPPAHCSAGPVGDDLFHWQATIMGPPDSAYQGGVFFLTVHFPTDYPFKPPKIAFTTKIYHPNINSNGSICLDILRSQWSPALTVSKVLLSICSLLCDPNPDDPLVPDIAQIYKSDKEKYNRHAREWTQKYAM, from the exons ATGGCGCTGAAGCGGATACAGAAA GAACTGAGTGATCTGCAACGAGACCCACCGGcccactgctctgctggcccTGTTGGAGATGATT tgttccATTGGCAAGCCACAATTATGGGACCT cctGACAGTGCATATCAAGGGGgagtttttttcctcacagtaCACTTTCCCACAGACTACCCTTTCAAACCACCAAAA attgCTTTTACAACAAAAATATACCACCCAAACATAAACAGCAATGGAAGTATTTGCCTTGATATCCTGAGATCGCAATGGTCACCAGCTCTGACGGTATCTAAAG ttttattgTCCATATGCTCCTTACTTTGTGATCCTAATCCAGATGACCCTCTAGTACCGGATATTGCACAGATCTACAAGTCAGACAAGGAAAA ATACAACAGACATGCAAGAGAATGGACTCAGAAATATGCAATGTAA